One window of Rubrivirga sp. SAORIC476 genomic DNA carries:
- a CDS encoding PD40 domain-containing protein: MRILSFGLAGLLALGGAAPALSQSLRPDGPPVRLYSDATPATHPVWSPDGARVAFTRDQYVGLWVVGADGGAARQLADAPGAGFGFSWAPDGQALVARTARVDGLYRRHTVSMVGLDGAVTDLVQERSQMTGLPHWAGPHHVALLADGAAEVIPVDAEARTTVPEEVVLASPRGGLVVTDPATGGLRALPQFRDAMLLNLTPSPDGARVAFEVYGGNLFTMRLDGSGLVDLGPGARPTWSPDGRWVAFMVTADDGHDITSSDLVAVRADGSERVALTQSPDRLEMNPSWSPDGRALAFDDAVDGALYLLSVSE, from the coding sequence GTGCGCATCCTCTCCTTCGGCCTCGCTGGCCTGCTCGCGCTCGGTGGCGCGGCTCCGGCGCTGAGCCAGTCGCTCCGCCCCGACGGTCCGCCCGTCCGCCTGTACTCCGACGCCACTCCGGCAACGCATCCCGTGTGGTCGCCCGACGGGGCGCGCGTCGCCTTCACCCGCGACCAGTACGTCGGCCTCTGGGTCGTCGGCGCCGACGGCGGCGCGGCGCGGCAACTCGCCGACGCGCCGGGCGCGGGCTTTGGCTTCAGCTGGGCACCCGACGGGCAGGCGCTCGTCGCGCGGACGGCCCGCGTGGACGGCCTCTATCGCCGCCACACGGTCTCGATGGTCGGCCTCGACGGCGCCGTGACCGACCTCGTCCAAGAGCGGTCCCAGATGACCGGCCTGCCGCACTGGGCGGGCCCGCACCACGTCGCCCTGCTGGCGGACGGCGCGGCTGAGGTGATCCCCGTCGACGCCGAGGCCCGGACGACGGTCCCCGAGGAGGTCGTGCTGGCGAGCCCCCGCGGCGGTCTGGTCGTGACCGACCCCGCCACCGGCGGCCTCCGCGCGCTCCCCCAGTTCCGCGACGCGATGCTGCTCAACCTGACGCCCTCCCCGGACGGGGCCCGCGTGGCGTTCGAGGTGTACGGTGGCAACCTGTTCACGATGCGCCTGGACGGCTCGGGCCTCGTCGACCTCGGCCCCGGTGCCCGCCCGACGTGGTCGCCCGACGGCCGCTGGGTGGCCTTCATGGTGACCGCCGACGACGGCCACGACATCACGTCGTCCGACCTCGTCGCCGTCCGCGCCGACGGGTCCGAGCGGGTCGCGCTCACGCAGTCTCCCGACCGGCTGGAGATGAACCCCTCGTGGTCGCCCGACGGCCGCGCGCTCGCCTTCGACGACGCCGTCGACGGCGCCCTGTACCTCCTCTCCGTCTCTGAGTAG
- a CDS encoding Ig-like domain-containing protein: MTKFLPLGLLVLALAAAPRAQEVTGLSDWSLFLDPGHSTTSENVGIYGYSEPEKVLRVGLALREMLLTRTDIDTVYMSRTNDTEVVSLSQRTDRANTLGADFFHSIHSNAGGPSSNNVLMLYGGWRSGGQTVEKTPVGGGLMGDEYEEALSTAMRLPTIGNYADRTFYQGFPDNHDNQFPYLFVNRTSSMASVLSEGGFHTNPVQNPRNMNAEWKRMEAQAFYWAILDWHGIPRSVHRIAAGFITDAESGRTLNGATVEIDGQTYTTDTYESLFFRFTSDPDLLSNGFYYLEDLSPGTHTVTVSAPGYADATAEVTMLDTEISFTDVALVSTVPPVVTDAKPEEGDPSFPITSPIEITFSRPLDATTLDGAVTLVPTGGDDPVAGVATLEQDGYRLVFTPDAPLAPTTAFTLTLAGSLATSNGSVLDGDGDGTGGDAFVLTFTSSFPDTVAPRLAASDPAPNATGAERRPVVTVVFTEPVVPETLDGRVTLETTAGVPVAGTFTHTLAGVVGEDPEPVSTVSFAPDAPLDAETRYRFAIEPGVEDLFSNASTGRYAFTFTTTAGTEDVRVIEDFEGSSIADDWWLPQQSGSTAGIVTDSTDVTAVPLAYPLGGDTAMRIDYGWDDLASSWLIRECFGGCSPSHSFTDQATLRIRVFGDGTGTLFRFAVDDGTSGIEVSPWTAVDWLGWRTVTWDLDADGFGSWIGNGAWNSPTSLRMESLQLGYDGSSPRFGALVVDDLDVVTLVPPVATDGGPGDREPLRLAAVRPNPVRSSAEIRFALGAPATVRAEVFNAIGQRVAVLADGAALGAGEHDLTWSVEGAASGVYIVRVTAGEARASTSVVVAR; encoded by the coding sequence ATGACCAAGTTTCTCCCCCTGGGGCTCCTCGTCCTCGCTCTCGCCGCCGCGCCCCGTGCGCAGGAGGTGACCGGCCTCTCCGACTGGAGCCTCTTCCTCGACCCCGGCCACAGCACCACTTCCGAGAACGTCGGCATCTACGGGTACTCCGAGCCCGAGAAGGTGCTGCGCGTCGGCCTCGCGCTCCGCGAGATGCTCCTGACGCGGACCGACATCGACACGGTCTACATGTCGCGCACCAACGACACCGAGGTCGTGAGCCTCTCGCAGCGCACCGACCGCGCCAACACGCTCGGCGCCGACTTCTTCCACTCCATCCACAGCAACGCGGGTGGCCCGTCCTCCAACAACGTGCTGATGCTGTACGGCGGCTGGCGCTCCGGCGGCCAGACGGTCGAGAAGACGCCGGTGGGCGGCGGGCTCATGGGCGACGAGTACGAGGAGGCGCTCTCGACGGCGATGCGGCTCCCCACCATCGGCAACTACGCCGACCGGACGTTCTACCAGGGCTTCCCGGACAACCACGACAACCAGTTCCCCTACCTGTTCGTCAACCGGACGTCGAGCATGGCGTCGGTGCTGAGCGAGGGCGGCTTCCACACGAACCCAGTCCAGAACCCGCGCAACATGAACGCGGAGTGGAAGCGGATGGAGGCGCAGGCCTTTTACTGGGCCATCCTCGACTGGCACGGCATCCCGCGCTCGGTCCACCGCATCGCGGCGGGCTTTATCACCGACGCCGAGAGTGGCAGGACGCTCAACGGCGCCACCGTCGAGATCGACGGCCAGACCTACACGACCGACACCTACGAGTCGCTGTTCTTCCGCTTCACGTCCGACCCGGACCTGCTCTCGAACGGCTTCTACTACCTCGAAGACCTCTCGCCGGGCACGCATACCGTCACCGTCTCGGCGCCCGGCTACGCCGATGCGACGGCCGAGGTGACGATGCTCGACACCGAGATCTCGTTCACCGACGTGGCGCTCGTGTCCACCGTCCCGCCGGTCGTGACGGACGCGAAGCCGGAGGAGGGCGATCCCAGCTTCCCGATCACCTCGCCCATCGAGATCACCTTCAGCCGCCCCCTGGACGCCACGACGCTGGACGGCGCCGTCACGCTGGTCCCGACCGGCGGCGACGATCCGGTCGCGGGCGTCGCGACGCTGGAGCAGGACGGCTACCGGCTCGTGTTCACCCCCGACGCGCCGCTCGCGCCCACGACGGCCTTCACGCTCACGCTCGCGGGCTCTCTGGCGACGTCCAACGGCAGCGTCCTCGACGGCGACGGCGACGGCACCGGCGGAGACGCGTTCGTGCTCACGTTCACGTCCAGCTTCCCCGACACGGTCGCGCCCCGCCTCGCAGCGAGCGACCCCGCTCCCAACGCGACGGGTGCTGAGCGGCGACCCGTCGTCACGGTCGTGTTCACGGAGCCCGTGGTTCCGGAGACCCTCGACGGCCGGGTGACGCTGGAGACGACCGCTGGCGTCCCCGTAGCCGGGACCTTCACCCACACGCTCGCGGGCGTCGTCGGCGAGGATCCGGAGCCGGTCAGCACCGTCAGCTTCGCGCCCGACGCGCCGCTGGACGCGGAGACGCGCTACCGGTTCGCCATCGAGCCGGGCGTCGAGGACCTGTTCTCCAACGCGAGCACGGGCCGGTACGCCTTCACCTTCACGACCACCGCCGGGACCGAGGACGTCCGCGTGATCGAGGACTTCGAGGGCAGCTCGATCGCCGACGACTGGTGGCTGCCCCAGCAGAGCGGCTCCACCGCCGGCATCGTGACCGACTCGACCGATGTCACGGCGGTCCCGCTGGCCTACCCGCTCGGCGGGGACACGGCCATGCGGATCGACTACGGCTGGGACGACCTCGCCTCGTCGTGGCTCATCCGCGAGTGCTTCGGCGGCTGCTCGCCGAGCCACTCGTTCACCGACCAGGCCACGCTCCGCATCCGCGTCTTCGGCGACGGCACCGGCACCCTGTTCCGCTTCGCCGTCGACGACGGGACGAGCGGCATCGAGGTGAGCCCCTGGACCGCCGTCGACTGGCTCGGCTGGCGGACGGTGACGTGGGACCTCGACGCCGACGGCTTCGGCTCATGGATCGGGAACGGCGCCTGGAACAGCCCCACATCGCTCCGGATGGAGTCGCTGCAGCTCGGCTACGACGGCTCGTCGCCCCGCTTCGGCGCGCTCGTCGTGGACGATCTCGACGTGGTCACCCTCGTCCCGCCGGTCGCCACGGACGGCGGGCCCGGCGACCGCGAACCGCTGCGGCTCGCGGCGGTCCGGCCGAACCCCGTCCGCTCGTCGGCCGAGATCCGGTTCGCCCTCGGTGCTCCGGCGACTGTTCGCGCCGAGGTGTTCAACGCCATCGGCCAGCGCGTCGCGGTCCTGGCCGACGGCGCGGCGCTGGGCGCCGGTGAGCATGACCTCACATGGTCCGTCGAAGGCGCCGCCTCGGGTGTCTACATCGTCCGGGTGACCGCGGGCGAGGCGAGGGCCTCCACCTCGGTGGTCGTCGCGCGCTAG
- a CDS encoding family 10 glycosylhydrolase: MRTLLSLLLLAVLAAPGRAQSDKYEFRGAWIATVANLDWPSCTSGCSSDVQKQDLIDILDGLQEVGVNAVVFQVRTESDALYDSPFEPWSYWLTGQQGQAPAPYYDPLAFATAEAHARGMELHAWINPYRADRGSDYVKDESHVTRAHPEWILSFSTGIKILDPGLPEVRDHVASIVGDIARRYDVDGVHYDDYFYPYPGTGFSGITDEDAATFATHPRGFTDQGDWRRDNVNLLVAQIQDTLQAVRPEAVHGVSPFGIWKNNVPSGVRGLDAYEVIYADATAWLDAQTIDYLAPQLYWSSDAIINGSFNRQPFGALAQWWESVRNDRHVYPGLAAYRTGQAGFDTSEIPDQIRITRSREGIDGSIFFRANAGVLQSDRGLSDSLRTDLYATRALPPVMPWKSLDAPGAPTGLDAVPDPQGEPGATVLTWTAPADGAADTRFYAVYRVPEADAGDLDAALERAENLIGVTGETTFTDVRLDGSGLTYVVTAVSTNSVESAPSNTVVFESTDAETSGPTALLALDAPRPNPSAGPVTLSYRLGVPAAVTLRVVDVLGREVARLADDEPQSGRQTVTWQARTPGTYLVVLDAEGQRTVRPVVVVR, from the coding sequence ATGCGCACGCTCCTCTCCCTTCTCCTGCTCGCTGTCCTGGCGGCCCCCGGACGCGCCCAGTCTGACAAGTACGAGTTCCGCGGAGCCTGGATCGCCACCGTCGCCAACCTCGACTGGCCCAGCTGCACGTCCGGCTGCTCGTCCGATGTGCAGAAGCAAGACCTCATCGACATCCTGGACGGCCTGCAGGAGGTCGGTGTGAACGCCGTCGTGTTCCAGGTCCGGACCGAGTCCGACGCGCTCTACGACTCGCCCTTCGAGCCGTGGTCGTACTGGCTGACCGGGCAGCAGGGCCAGGCCCCGGCGCCGTACTACGACCCCCTCGCGTTCGCGACCGCCGAGGCCCACGCGCGCGGCATGGAGCTCCACGCTTGGATCAACCCATACCGGGCCGACCGCGGCTCGGACTACGTCAAGGACGAGTCGCACGTCACCCGGGCGCACCCGGAGTGGATCCTCTCGTTCTCGACGGGCATCAAGATCCTCGACCCCGGCCTGCCCGAGGTCCGCGACCACGTCGCCTCGATCGTCGGCGACATCGCCCGGCGCTACGATGTCGATGGTGTCCACTACGACGACTACTTCTACCCCTACCCGGGGACCGGCTTCTCCGGCATCACCGACGAGGACGCCGCGACGTTCGCCACTCACCCGCGCGGCTTTACCGACCAGGGCGACTGGCGGCGCGACAACGTCAACCTCCTCGTCGCCCAGATCCAGGACACGCTCCAGGCGGTCCGCCCCGAGGCGGTCCATGGCGTGAGCCCGTTCGGCATCTGGAAGAACAACGTCCCGTCGGGCGTCCGCGGCCTCGACGCCTACGAGGTGATCTACGCCGACGCGACCGCGTGGCTCGACGCGCAGACGATCGACTACCTCGCTCCGCAGTTGTACTGGTCGTCGGATGCGATCATCAACGGGTCATTTAATCGCCAGCCGTTTGGGGCGCTCGCCCAGTGGTGGGAATCGGTCCGGAACGACCGGCATGTGTACCCGGGGCTGGCGGCGTACCGCACCGGGCAGGCGGGCTTCGACACGAGCGAGATCCCCGACCAGATCCGAATCACGCGGAGCCGGGAGGGCATCGACGGCTCGATCTTCTTCCGCGCGAACGCGGGCGTGCTCCAGTCGGACCGCGGCCTGAGCGACTCGCTCCGGACCGACCTCTATGCGACGCGCGCCCTTCCCCCGGTCATGCCGTGGAAGAGCCTGGACGCGCCCGGCGCCCCGACCGGCCTCGACGCCGTCCCGGACCCGCAGGGCGAGCCCGGCGCGACGGTGCTCACATGGACGGCCCCGGCTGACGGCGCGGCCGACACCCGCTTTTACGCGGTCTACCGGGTGCCCGAGGCCGATGCGGGCGACCTCGACGCCGCGCTGGAGCGGGCCGAGAACCTCATCGGCGTCACGGGCGAGACCACGTTCACGGATGTTCGCCTCGACGGCAGCGGGCTGACCTACGTCGTGACCGCCGTCAGCACGAACTCGGTCGAGAGCGCGCCCAGCAACACCGTCGTCTTCGAGTCGACCGACGCGGAGACGAGCGGACCGACGGCCCTGCTCGCGCTCGACGCGCCGCGGCCGAACCCGTCCGCGGGCCCGGTCACGCTCTCCTACCGCCTCGGCGTCCCCGCCGCGGTGACGCTCCGGGTGGTGGACGTGCTGGGCCGTGAGGTGGCCCGTCTGGCCGACGACGAGCCGCAGAGCGGCCGCCAGACCGTCACGTGGCAGGCCCGGACGCCGGGTACCTACCTCGTGGTGCTGGACGCGGAGGGCCAGCGCACCGTCCGCCCGGTCGTGGTGGTGCGGTAG
- a CDS encoding T9SS type A sorting domain-containing protein: MQRLLLTLVLALPLAVSAQSGYWEYDSNFPAAEDRQFSSTHGLAVDGEGLIWVQPFGTVDSVQVAGEYLSSGTVTVFSPDGTEAACSPVRFLSDASGAVTDTLGIATNASGNLETQTGRGLRADVNGDVLITQGNLLFKVDHTSCGAGAAPNTVRLLAKAQPFSGSMISAGTDNAGNFYISQVVGQGALGYKILGPDLSDLGDFGNNRSFNRATLAVDDGGGDGGVAVWDFSYTTLMPSVWYRPDDFSDFDSLGVTPMGMAIESAAIQPVTDYLWFSAGSPLDAPAPGTPWQINTWYGFAMEDLFVFDGNGDITATIEMPTPRDSITWNEEASEGRPRALAFSADGETAYVGQFNQGAPATQKFIKLGVASEGTPEWVAVVDVFQNTPNPVSDRTTIEFTTREAGTVRIRVFDATGRQVATVADRAFATGTHSVDFDASALSAGVYIYSVEVNGFGTSRQMTVVR, from the coding sequence ATGCAGCGATTGCTACTCACTCTCGTGCTCGCCCTTCCCCTCGCCGTTAGCGCGCAGAGCGGATACTGGGAGTACGACTCGAACTTCCCGGCGGCTGAAGACCGCCAGTTCAGCAGCACCCACGGCCTTGCCGTCGACGGCGAGGGCCTCATCTGGGTCCAGCCCTTCGGCACCGTCGACAGCGTCCAGGTCGCGGGCGAATACCTGTCCAGCGGCACCGTCACCGTGTTCTCGCCTGACGGGACCGAGGCCGCCTGCTCGCCCGTCCGGTTCCTGTCTGACGCCTCCGGCGCCGTGACCGACACGCTCGGCATCGCGACCAACGCCTCGGGCAACCTCGAGACGCAGACCGGCCGCGGCCTTCGCGCCGACGTGAACGGCGATGTCCTCATCACCCAGGGCAACCTCCTCTTCAAGGTGGACCACACGTCCTGCGGCGCTGGCGCGGCACCGAACACGGTTCGCCTGCTGGCCAAGGCCCAGCCGTTCTCGGGCTCGATGATCTCCGCTGGTACGGACAACGCGGGCAACTTCTACATCTCGCAGGTCGTCGGGCAGGGCGCGCTGGGCTACAAGATCCTCGGCCCCGACCTCAGCGACCTCGGCGACTTCGGCAACAACCGGTCGTTCAACCGAGCGACTCTCGCGGTCGATGACGGCGGCGGCGACGGCGGCGTGGCCGTGTGGGACTTCAGCTACACGACGCTCATGCCCTCCGTCTGGTACCGTCCGGACGACTTCTCGGACTTCGACTCCCTCGGCGTGACCCCGATGGGCATGGCCATCGAGTCGGCGGCGATCCAGCCGGTCACGGACTACCTCTGGTTCAGCGCGGGCAGCCCGCTCGACGCGCCGGCTCCGGGGACGCCCTGGCAGATCAACACCTGGTACGGCTTCGCGATGGAGGACCTCTTCGTGTTCGACGGCAACGGCGACATCACGGCCACGATCGAGATGCCGACGCCCCGCGACAGCATCACGTGGAACGAGGAGGCTTCTGAGGGCCGCCCGCGCGCCCTCGCGTTCAGCGCCGACGGCGAGACGGCCTACGTCGGCCAGTTCAACCAGGGAGCCCCCGCCACGCAGAAGTTCATCAAGCTGGGCGTGGCCTCGGAGGGCACGCCGGAGTGGGTCGCCGTGGTGGACGTGTTCCAGAACACGCCGAACCCGGTTTCTGATCGCACCACGATCGAGTTCACGACGCGTGAGGCCGGCACGGTCCGGATCCGCGTGTTCGACGCGACCGGCCGTCAGGTCGCGACCGTCGCCGACCGGGCCTTTGCCACCGGGACGCACTCGGTCGACTTCGACGCCTCCGCCCTCTCGGCGGGTGTCTACATCTACTCGGTCGAGGTCAACGGCTTCGGCACGTCTCGCCAGATGACGGTCGTCCGCTAG
- a CDS encoding IPT/TIG domain-containing protein, which translates to MLTPSTLRFRLVTALVLLATLSACDFEGSSLYDPDAERNSAPVVTDVSAPFSVVLAGIDVVTVNGQNFSATPEDNIVVFDDGQGNSASGTVLSASPTQLEVRVPNLINPALRMRVAVIGSPEYSNAVDLPLSPAFTLVDSIVPNLGESPRALGNGTDGSLYVTLYVNNSAAGIIRFGTDGSRSPYSTESVLWTGLAPAADGTLFGVRQNRGVYTIPAGSSSDVTVRSIPSGTLRDVAAVGDGTYWTGGTNTNVTARALYRFTADGTVTATVPFAEPVTSLTVADGALYVASATSDAGSVVDSKVRRFPFTPDGLGPGEVLLDVTAQFGAGVGANALAVAADGTVFVATNAPDPLITISPSGEAALIYPGILPSPLVDLAWGTGQVLYLLQGLTPEEVESPTGGFLDLYRLQARIPGPFAGL; encoded by the coding sequence ATGCTGACCCCGTCGACCCTTCGGTTCCGCCTCGTCACCGCCCTCGTGCTGCTCGCCACGCTCAGCGCGTGCGACTTCGAGGGCAGCAGCCTCTACGACCCCGACGCGGAGCGCAACAGCGCCCCGGTCGTGACCGATGTCTCGGCTCCGTTCTCCGTCGTGCTCGCGGGCATCGACGTGGTCACCGTGAACGGCCAGAACTTCTCGGCCACCCCGGAAGACAACATCGTCGTGTTCGATGACGGGCAGGGCAACTCGGCCTCCGGCACCGTCCTTTCGGCCAGCCCGACGCAACTGGAGGTCCGGGTCCCGAACCTGATCAACCCGGCGCTCCGGATGCGCGTCGCCGTCATCGGCTCGCCCGAGTACAGCAACGCCGTCGACCTGCCGCTGTCGCCCGCGTTCACGCTCGTCGACTCCATCGTGCCCAACCTCGGCGAGAGCCCGCGCGCGCTCGGCAACGGGACCGACGGCTCGCTCTACGTCACGCTCTACGTCAACAACTCCGCTGCCGGGATCATCCGGTTCGGGACCGACGGCAGTCGGTCGCCCTACTCCACGGAGAGCGTCCTCTGGACCGGGCTGGCGCCCGCGGCCGACGGCACGCTCTTCGGGGTCCGCCAGAACCGCGGCGTGTACACGATCCCAGCCGGATCGTCGAGCGACGTCACCGTCCGCAGCATCCCTTCCGGCACCCTCCGCGACGTGGCCGCCGTGGGCGACGGGACGTACTGGACGGGCGGCACCAACACGAACGTCACTGCCCGTGCGCTCTACCGGTTCACGGCCGACGGGACGGTCACCGCGACGGTCCCGTTCGCGGAGCCCGTCACGTCGCTCACCGTCGCCGACGGCGCGCTCTACGTCGCCTCCGCAACCTCTGACGCGGGCTCGGTGGTCGACAGCAAGGTCCGGCGCTTCCCCTTCACCCCCGACGGCCTCGGGCCGGGCGAGGTCCTCCTCGACGTGACCGCCCAGTTCGGCGCAGGCGTCGGCGCCAACGCCCTGGCGGTCGCGGCCGACGGAACCGTGTTCGTCGCGACGAACGCCCCCGACCCGCTCATCACGATCTCGCCCTCCGGCGAGGCCGCCTTGATCTACCCTGGCATCCTGCCCTCCCCGCTCGTCGACCTGGCGTGGGGGACGGGGCAGGTGCTCTACCTCCTCCAGGGCCTGACGCCGGAAGAGGTCGAATCGCCCACGGGCGGCTTCCTCGACCTCTACCGCCTCCAGGCCCGGATTCCCGGACCTTTTGCCGGGCTGTAG
- a CDS encoding PorV/PorQ family protein: protein MSRGDATTGVFLGQTSFIADINYNHAAVAFRPAGGRFGTLGVSVLAVDYGELQETVFDASTEAGYRDVGTFSPTAFAIGLGYGRTVTDRFSVGGQVKLVTEDFGAIAVSANDQGDLNREDVSETVLAYDFGVMYDTPFPGLAFAVSARNFSQQAAFGEGESFQLPLTLQIGAALDTRGLTGLDPAVHRLVLSVDAEDPYDYAGQIEAGGEYTFANTLALRAGYLFPSDVQSFSVGAGIQQRLGGVGFGADYSYSAYDVFDPVHRVAIRFDL, encoded by the coding sequence CTGTCCCGAGGGGATGCCACCACGGGCGTCTTCCTGGGCCAGACGAGCTTCATCGCCGACATCAACTACAACCACGCTGCGGTCGCCTTCCGGCCTGCCGGCGGCCGGTTCGGGACGCTGGGCGTCTCCGTGCTGGCGGTCGACTACGGCGAACTCCAGGAGACCGTCTTCGACGCGAGCACTGAGGCGGGCTACCGCGACGTCGGCACGTTCTCGCCAACGGCCTTCGCCATCGGGCTCGGCTACGGCCGGACGGTCACCGACCGGTTCTCGGTCGGCGGCCAGGTCAAGCTGGTGACGGAGGACTTCGGAGCGATCGCGGTCTCGGCCAACGACCAGGGCGACCTCAACCGAGAGGACGTCTCGGAGACCGTGCTCGCCTACGACTTCGGCGTCATGTACGACACCCCGTTCCCGGGCCTCGCGTTCGCCGTCAGCGCCCGCAACTTCTCGCAGCAGGCCGCCTTCGGCGAGGGCGAGAGCTTCCAGCTCCCGCTGACGCTGCAGATCGGCGCGGCCCTCGACACACGCGGCCTGACCGGGCTCGACCCCGCAGTCCACCGCCTGGTCCTGTCCGTCGACGCGGAGGACCCGTACGACTACGCCGGGCAGATCGAGGCGGGCGGCGAGTACACCTTCGCCAACACCCTCGCGCTCCGGGCCGGCTACCTCTTCCCGTCCGACGTGCAGAGCTTCAGTGTCGGGGCAGGCATCCAGCAGCGGCTCGGCGGCGTCGGCTTCGGCGCCGACTACTCGTACAGCGCCTACGACGTGTTCGACCCCGTCCACCGTGTCGCCATCCGGTTCGACCTGTGA